One stretch of Lachnospiraceae bacterium oral taxon 096 DNA includes these proteins:
- a CDS encoding LPS biosynthesis protein: MKIEGKQKELDAMVEFHKGNRVEGLRLQEEFAAEFRKEYKDKDHCPCLKACRYHGNCKECVAIHRAHQEHVPNCMRPLINKKLKLMSELTEHTLANEIEAPHEILRK, translated from the coding sequence ATGAAGATTGAAGGGAAACAGAAAGAACTGGATGCAATGGTAGAATTTCATAAGGGAAACCGTGTCGAGGGGCTGAGACTGCAAGAAGAATTTGCAGCGGAATTTCGTAAGGAGTATAAAGACAAAGATCACTGTCCTTGCCTGAAAGCCTGTCGTTATCACGGAAACTGTAAGGAATGTGTAGCAATCCACAGAGCGCATCAGGAACATGTTCCTAATTGTATGCGACCATTGATTAATAAAAAATTGAAATTGATGTCAGAATTAACAGAGCATACCTTGGCAAATGAAATAGAAGCTCCACATGAGATTTTAAGAAAATAG
- the rpsI gene encoding 30S ribosomal protein S9 — MANDKFYGTGRRKKSIARVYLTPGTGKITINKRDIDSYFGLETLKVVVRQPLVATETVDKFDVLVNVHGGGFTGQAGAVRHGISRALLHADAEYRPVLKRAGYLTRDPRMKERKKYGLKAARRAPQFSKR; from the coding sequence ATGGCTAACGATAAGTTTTATGGAACAGGTAGAAGAAAAAAGTCTATCGCCAGAGTATATTTAACACCTGGTACAGGTAAGATCACAATTAATAAGAGAGATATTGACAGCTACTTCGGTCTTGAGACACTCAAGGTTGTAGTTCGTCAGCCACTTGTAGCAACAGAGACAGTTGACAAGTTCGATGTGCTTGTAAATGTTCACGGTGGTGGATTTACAGGTCAGGCAGGTGCTGTAAGACATGGTATCTCAAGAGCACTTTTGCATGCAGATGCTGAGTACCGTCCAGTTCTTAAGAGAGCAGGATATCTCACAAGAGATCCTAGAATGAAAGAGCGTAAGAAGTACGGTCTCAAAGCCGCTCGTCGTGCTCCACAGTTCTCAAAGAGATAA
- a CDS encoding immunoglobulin, with protein sequence MKYNLTKAEQETVINFDNELDTASIYTHDSRLIKKLRELRKQYPEQFVLEHREHGSVTYTIPKRCVGIRPPYSEKRREQQRQEAKENGLPFMEKGEMNDGKN encoded by the coding sequence ATGAAATATAATCTTACGAAGGCAGAGCAGGAAACCGTCATCAATTTTGACAATGAACTGGATACTGCCAGTATTTACACCCATGACAGCCGCCTGATTAAGAAGCTCCGGGAACTGAGAAAACAGTATCCGGAGCAGTTTGTTTTAGAGCATCGGGAGCATGGGTCGGTCACTTATACGATTCCGAAACGCTGCGTCGGTATCCGACCGCCTTACAGTGAAAAGCGTCGGGAACAGCAGCGACAGGAAGCAAAGGAAAATGGACTGCCGTTTATGGAGAAGGGAGAAATGAATGATGGCAAGAATTGA